A window from Cellulomonas sp. C5510 encodes these proteins:
- a CDS encoding YebC/PmpR family DNA-binding transcriptional regulator: MSGHSKWATTKHKKAVIDAKRGKLFAKLIKNIEVAARTGGGDPAGNPTLYDAIQKAKKTSVPNDNIERAVKRGSGAEAGGADYQTILYEGYGPGGIAVLVECLTDNRNRAAADVRVAFTRSGGQMADPGSVSYLFSRKGVVMVPKEGTTEDDVMMAVLEAGAEEVNDAGDQYEVLSEATDLVPVRTALQDAGIEYDSADVVFYPATQIEVDAEGARKILRLIDALEDSDDVQNVYANFDASDEVMAELDAD; the protein is encoded by the coding sequence ATGTCGGGGCACTCCAAGTGGGCCACCACGAAGCACAAGAAGGCCGTGATCGACGCGAAGCGCGGCAAGCTCTTCGCCAAGCTCATCAAGAACATCGAGGTGGCCGCGCGCACCGGCGGGGGTGACCCCGCGGGCAACCCGACGCTCTACGACGCGATCCAGAAGGCCAAGAAGACCTCCGTCCCGAACGACAACATCGAGCGGGCGGTCAAGCGCGGCTCCGGTGCCGAGGCCGGCGGCGCGGACTACCAGACGATCCTGTACGAGGGCTACGGCCCCGGCGGCATCGCGGTCCTCGTCGAGTGCCTCACCGACAACCGCAACCGCGCGGCCGCCGACGTGCGTGTCGCGTTCACCCGCAGCGGCGGGCAGATGGCCGACCCCGGGTCGGTCTCGTACCTGTTCTCCCGCAAGGGCGTCGTCATGGTCCCCAAGGAGGGCACCACCGAGGACGACGTCATGATGGCGGTCCTCGAGGCCGGCGCCGAGGAGGTCAACGACGCGGGCGACCAGTACGAGGTGCTGTCCGAGGCCACCGACCTCGTGCCCGTCCGGACCGCGCTGCAGGACGCCGGCATCGAGTACGACTCCGCCGACGTGGTGTTCTACCCCGCGACGCAGATCGAGGTCGACGCCGAGGGCGCCCGCAAGATCCTGCGCCTCATCGACGCCCTCGAGGACTCCGACGACGTGCAGAACGTGTACGCGAACTTCGACGCCTCCGACGAGGTCATGGCGGAGCTCGACGCCGACTGA
- the pdxS gene encoding pyridoxal 5'-phosphate synthase lyase subunit PdxS, whose product MTEEPIPLPNCEATVTSDTTPSAPVDAPAVGTARVKRGMAEMLKGGVIMDVVTPEQAKIAEDAGAVAVMALERVPADIRAQGGVARMSDPDLVDGIVNAVSIPVMAKARIGHFVEAQVLQALGVDYVDESEVLTPADYAHHIDKWQFTVPFVCGATNLGEALRRITEGAAMIRSKGEAGTGDVSNATTHMRTIRDEIRRLSSLPEDELFLAAKELQAPYDLVVEVARAGKLPVVLFTAGGIATPADAAMMRQLGAEGVFVGSGIFKSGNPAQRAAAIVKATTFYDDPDVIAQVSRGLGEAMVGINVDDVPVPHRLAERGW is encoded by the coding sequence ATGACCGAGGAACCCATCCCCCTTCCGAACTGCGAGGCCACCGTGACCAGCGACACCACCCCCTCCGCTCCCGTCGACGCGCCCGCGGTCGGCACCGCCCGCGTCAAGCGGGGCATGGCGGAGATGCTCAAGGGCGGCGTGATCATGGACGTCGTCACCCCGGAGCAGGCGAAGATCGCCGAGGACGCCGGCGCGGTGGCCGTCATGGCGCTCGAGCGGGTGCCCGCCGACATCCGCGCGCAGGGCGGCGTGGCGCGGATGAGCGACCCCGACCTGGTCGACGGCATCGTCAACGCGGTGTCCATCCCGGTCATGGCGAAGGCCCGCATCGGCCACTTCGTCGAGGCGCAGGTGCTCCAGGCGCTCGGCGTCGACTACGTCGACGAGTCGGAGGTGCTCACCCCGGCCGACTACGCGCACCACATCGACAAGTGGCAGTTCACGGTGCCGTTCGTCTGCGGCGCGACCAACCTCGGCGAGGCACTGCGCCGCATCACCGAGGGCGCGGCCATGATCCGCTCGAAGGGCGAGGCCGGCACGGGCGACGTGTCGAACGCCACGACCCACATGCGCACCATCCGCGACGAGATCCGCCGCCTGTCGTCGCTGCCCGAGGACGAGCTGTTCCTCGCGGCGAAGGAGCTGCAGGCGCCGTACGACCTGGTGGTCGAGGTGGCCCGCGCCGGCAAGCTGCCGGTCGTGCTGTTCACCGCCGGCGGCATCGCCACCCCGGCCGACGCGGCGATGATGCGCCAGCTCGGGGCCGAGGGCGTCTTCGTGGGCTCGGGCATCTTCAAGTCCGGCAACCCGGCGCAGCGCGCGGCGGCGATCGTGAAGGCGACGACCTTCTACGACGACCCCGACGTGATCGCCCAGGTCTCGCGCGGCCTGGGCGAGGCGATGGTCGGCATCAACGTCGACGACGTGCCGGTGCCGCACCGCCTGGCCGAGCGCGGCTGGTGA
- the ruvB gene encoding Holliday junction branch migration DNA helicase RuvB, translated as MADADSVVRPEADDLERAAEAALRPRHLAEFVGQRVVREQLSLVLQAALGRGRAPDHVLLSGPPGLGKTTLAMIIAAELGTSLRVTSGPAIQHAGDLAAILSSLEEGEVLFLDEIHRLARPAEELLYVAMEDFRVDVVVGKGAGASAIPLSLPPFTVVGATTRAGLLPAPLRDRFGFTGHLDFYADDELERVLLRSAGLLGVPLAPDAAAEIASRSRGTPRIANRLLRRVRDWAQVRGDGTLSLAAARAALEVYEVDVRGLDRLDRAVLSALCSRFGGGPVGLTTLAVAVGEEPETVETVAEPFLVREGLIGRTPRGRVAMPDAWAHLGLTPPVPTDSLFG; from the coding sequence GTGGCTGACGCGGACTCCGTCGTGCGCCCGGAGGCCGACGACCTCGAGCGGGCGGCCGAGGCGGCGCTGCGGCCCCGCCACCTCGCGGAGTTCGTCGGGCAGCGGGTGGTGCGCGAACAGCTCTCGCTGGTGCTGCAGGCGGCGCTCGGCCGGGGGCGCGCACCGGACCACGTGCTGCTGTCCGGCCCGCCCGGGCTCGGCAAGACGACGCTCGCCATGATCATCGCCGCGGAGCTGGGGACGTCGCTGCGCGTCACGAGCGGCCCGGCGATCCAGCACGCGGGGGACCTCGCGGCGATCCTGTCCTCGCTCGAGGAGGGCGAGGTGCTGTTCCTCGACGAGATCCACCGCCTCGCGCGCCCCGCCGAGGAGCTGCTGTACGTGGCGATGGAGGACTTCCGCGTCGACGTGGTCGTGGGCAAGGGTGCGGGGGCCAGCGCCATCCCGCTGTCCCTGCCGCCGTTCACGGTGGTGGGCGCGACCACGCGCGCCGGCCTGCTGCCCGCGCCGCTCCGGGACCGGTTCGGCTTCACGGGGCACCTCGACTTCTACGCCGACGACGAGCTGGAGCGGGTGCTGCTGCGGTCGGCCGGGCTGCTGGGCGTGCCTCTCGCGCCCGACGCCGCCGCGGAGATCGCGTCGCGGTCCCGGGGCACCCCGCGCATCGCGAACCGTCTGCTGCGCCGGGTGCGGGACTGGGCGCAGGTGCGGGGGGACGGCACGCTCTCGCTCGCCGCCGCCCGCGCGGCGCTCGAGGTCTACGAGGTCGACGTCCGCGGGCTGGACCGCCTGGACCGGGCTGTGCTCTCCGCGCTGTGCAGCCGGTTCGGCGGCGGGCCGGTCGGGCTGACCACGCTCGCGGTGGCCGTGGGGGAGGAGCCGGAGACGGTGGAGACGGTCGCCGAGCCGTTCCTCGTCCGCGAGGGCCTGATCGGCCGGACGCCGCGCGGCAGGGTCGCGATGCCCGACGCCTGGGCGCATCTCGGGCTCACGCCACCGGTGCCCACGGACAGCCTGTTCGGCTGA
- the ruvA gene encoding Holliday junction branch migration protein RuvA, translating to MIASVHGTVQAVRLDAAVVEVGGVGMLVQATPATLAGLRVGQQATLHTSLVVREDALTLFGFADGDEREVFEVLQTVSGVGPRLALAMLAVHTPDGLRRAVADEDLAALKRVPGIGHKGAQRIVLELADRLGAPAAAGVPGGPAAAARPGDRRDQVVEALVGLGWNQKAAADAVAGVLEGGDEPVAESEVAGVLRAALRALGGGRG from the coding sequence GTGATCGCCTCGGTGCACGGGACGGTGCAGGCCGTGCGGCTGGACGCCGCCGTGGTGGAGGTCGGCGGCGTCGGCATGCTCGTGCAGGCGACCCCGGCGACGCTCGCCGGGCTGCGGGTCGGGCAGCAGGCGACCCTGCACACCTCGCTCGTCGTCCGCGAGGACGCGCTGACGCTGTTCGGGTTCGCGGACGGCGACGAGCGGGAGGTGTTCGAGGTGCTGCAGACCGTCAGCGGCGTCGGACCTCGGCTCGCGCTGGCGATGCTCGCCGTGCACACCCCGGACGGTCTGCGGCGCGCAGTCGCGGACGAGGACCTCGCGGCCCTCAAGCGGGTGCCCGGCATCGGGCACAAGGGCGCGCAGCGCATCGTCCTCGAGCTCGCCGACCGGCTCGGCGCCCCCGCGGCGGCCGGCGTCCCGGGCGGTCCGGCGGCCGCGGCGCGCCCCGGCGACCGCCGCGACCAGGTCGTCGAGGCGCTGGTCGGGCTGGGCTGGAACCAGAAGGCGGCGGCCGACGCGGTCGCGGGCGTGCTGGAGGGCGGCGACGAGCCGGTCGCCGAGTCCGAGGTCGCGGGCGTGCTGCGCGCCGCGCTCCGGGCCCTGGGCGGTGGGCGTGGCTGA
- a CDS encoding HIT domain-containing protein produces MVQDAPDGVPGDAVVQDDTALAGVPDGFGRLWVPHRMAYIGGENKPADASAGDGCPFCRAPTLGDEDGLVVARGRTAYVLLNLYPYNGGHVLVAPYRHVADYTDLTADEVVEVAELTRTAMRVLRAVSAPHGFNLGMNQGDVAGAGIAAHLHQHVVPRWPGDANFLPVVGRTRALPELLSDTRARLAAAWPPAPAGDPAGAQRG; encoded by the coding sequence ATGGTCCAGGACGCGCCGGACGGCGTGCCCGGCGACGCGGTGGTGCAGGACGACACCGCGCTCGCCGGGGTGCCGGACGGCTTCGGGCGGCTCTGGGTCCCGCACCGCATGGCGTACATCGGCGGGGAGAACAAGCCGGCCGACGCGTCGGCGGGGGACGGCTGCCCGTTCTGCCGCGCGCCGACGCTGGGCGACGAGGACGGCCTGGTCGTCGCGCGCGGCCGGACCGCGTACGTGCTGCTGAACCTCTACCCGTACAACGGGGGCCACGTGCTGGTCGCCCCGTACCGGCACGTCGCGGACTACACCGACCTCACCGCGGACGAGGTGGTCGAGGTCGCCGAGCTCACCCGCACCGCGATGCGGGTGCTCCGTGCCGTCAGCGCCCCGCACGGGTTCAACCTCGGCATGAACCAGGGTGACGTCGCGGGGGCCGGCATCGCCGCGCACCTGCACCAGCACGTCGTGCCCCGGTGGCCGGGCGACGCGAACTTCCTGCCCGTGGTCGGCCGGACGCGCGCCCTGCCCGAGCTGCTGTCCGACACCCGCGCGCGGCTCGCTGCCGCGTGGCCGCCCGCGCCCGCCGGGGACCCGGCCGGCGCCCAGAGAGGATGA
- a CDS encoding glycosyltransferase family 4 protein, whose translation MRIGIVCPYSFDVPGGVQFHVRDLAEALIARGHSVGVLAPADDDTPIPPYMTSAGKAVPVRYNGAVARLTFGPLTAARVRRWLEAGQFDVLHLHEPVTPSLSMLALWIADGPVVATFHSSLVRSRSLQLAYPLVRQSLEKISARIAVSEDARRTLVEHLGGDAVVIPNGVYVDAFARAGTDPRWVGTPERPTVVFLGRLDESRKGLPVLLDAVPAVRRAFPGVRFLVAGRGDTGPEEARELLGDDADAVEFLGGVSDEDKARLLASADVYCAPQTGGESFGIVLVEAMSAGTAVVASDLGAFRRVLDDGRAGVLFRTGDSADLARTLGDLLADPDRRARVAAAGEAAVGRYDWSSVTHEVLTVYEMAVEGSEAPVGEDPTSRRGARLDVLRRRRGDE comes from the coding sequence CTGCGGATCGGCATCGTCTGCCCCTACTCGTTCGACGTCCCGGGCGGCGTGCAGTTCCACGTGCGGGACCTCGCGGAGGCGCTGATCGCCCGCGGTCACAGTGTCGGCGTGCTCGCGCCGGCGGACGACGACACCCCGATCCCGCCGTACATGACGTCGGCGGGCAAGGCGGTGCCGGTGCGCTACAACGGTGCCGTGGCCCGTCTGACGTTCGGGCCCCTGACAGCGGCGCGGGTGCGGCGCTGGCTCGAGGCCGGGCAGTTCGACGTGCTGCACCTGCACGAGCCGGTGACGCCGTCGCTCAGCATGCTGGCGCTGTGGATCGCCGACGGCCCCGTCGTCGCGACCTTCCACTCCTCGCTCGTGCGCTCCCGGTCGCTGCAGCTCGCGTACCCGCTGGTGCGGCAGTCGCTCGAGAAGATCAGCGCCCGGATCGCGGTGTCCGAGGACGCGCGCCGCACCCTCGTCGAGCACCTCGGCGGCGACGCCGTGGTGATCCCCAACGGCGTGTACGTGGACGCGTTCGCCCGGGCGGGCACGGACCCGCGCTGGGTCGGCACTCCCGAGAGGCCGACCGTGGTGTTCCTCGGCCGCCTGGACGAGTCCCGCAAGGGACTCCCGGTGCTGCTCGACGCGGTGCCGGCCGTCCGGCGGGCGTTCCCCGGGGTCCGGTTCCTCGTCGCGGGCCGCGGCGACACCGGTCCGGAGGAGGCCCGCGAGCTGCTCGGGGACGACGCGGACGCCGTCGAGTTCCTGGGCGGCGTCAGCGACGAGGACAAGGCCCGGCTCCTGGCGTCCGCCGACGTCTACTGCGCGCCGCAGACCGGGGGCGAGTCCTTCGGCATCGTGCTGGTCGAGGCGATGAGCGCGGGGACGGCGGTCGTGGCGTCGGACCTCGGGGCGTTCCGGCGGGTGCTCGACGACGGCCGGGCCGGCGTGCTGTTCCGCACCGGCGACTCCGCGGACCTCGCCCGCACGCTCGGGGACCTGCTGGCCGACCCGGACCGTCGTGCCCGCGTCGCGGCGGCGGGGGAGGCCGCCGTCGGCCGGTACGACTGGTCGTCGGTCACCCACGAGGTGCTGACGGTGTACGAGATGGCGGTGGAGGGCAGCGAGGCGCCCGTCGGCGAGGACCCGACGTCCCGCCGCGGCGCGCGGCTCGACGTGCTGCGCCGGCGGAGGGGTGACGAGTGA
- a CDS encoding NUDIX hydrolase: MVTAPLPSDGPSTPSGAGGPSPSATASALGADWVLGEDGLRFRRAARVLLLDADDRLLLVRGHDADQPERSWWFTVGGGIDPGEDERSAALRELREETGLLLDAAALVGPVLTRSAVFDFYAERCRQDEVFFLARVGAALDTGALDRGGWTDVELDLLDEMRWWRLDDLASETREVFPEGLPDLVRPLLRGWDGTVRHLGLQRDD; the protein is encoded by the coding sequence CTGGTGACCGCACCGCTGCCGTCCGACGGCCCGTCGACCCCCTCCGGGGCCGGCGGGCCGTCGCCGTCCGCGACGGCGTCGGCGCTCGGTGCCGACTGGGTGCTGGGGGAGGACGGCCTGCGGTTCCGGCGGGCCGCCCGCGTGCTGCTGCTCGACGCGGACGACCGGCTGCTGCTGGTGCGTGGGCACGACGCCGACCAGCCGGAGCGGTCCTGGTGGTTCACCGTCGGCGGCGGGATCGACCCGGGCGAGGACGAGAGGTCCGCGGCGCTGCGCGAGCTGCGCGAGGAGACCGGTCTGCTGCTGGACGCCGCGGCGTTGGTGGGGCCGGTGCTGACGCGATCCGCGGTGTTCGACTTCTACGCCGAGCGCTGCCGGCAGGACGAGGTGTTCTTCCTGGCCCGGGTCGGCGCGGCGCTGGACACGGGCGCGCTCGACCGCGGGGGCTGGACGGACGTCGAGCTCGACCTGCTGGACGAGATGCGGTGGTGGCGCCTGGACGACCTGGCGTCCGAGACCCGCGAGGTGTTCCCCGAGGGCCTGCCCGACCTGGTGCGCCCGCTGCTGCGCGGGTGGGACGGGACCGTGCGTCACCTCGGTCTCCAGCGCGACGACTGA
- a CDS encoding pyridoxal phosphate-dependent aminotransferase produces MPTSTSPVTRMHRSGIRTLMELAMRDPEAIRLEIGEPDVPTPAHVVEAAGRDAAAGHTGYTSSTGSPELREALAAKVRRVNGLDVTAADVVVTHGAMHGLAMAINALAGPGDEILVPDPEFPNWRMAAVAVGVDVGTYPARAANGFVPTLADIAAAITPATRAIVVCSPNNPTGAMYPSELLAGVVELARERDLWVFSDECYEAITFDRPHVGPAAFDTDGRVLTFFSFSKTYAMTGWRLGYVVSRDPGVIDLLGQVAEATVACPSSVSQRAALAALTGPQDDVVTAVASYRERRDAAVALLDSRGVPSVPPRGAFYLMVDVSAATTDSEAFALRLLDERHVSVSPGSAFGVGGEGMVRVSLASERSALLEGLTRLADMVDAWQAVEVPAGVRETADGAVTADS; encoded by the coding sequence GTGCCCACCTCGACCTCCCCTGTGACCCGCATGCACCGCAGCGGCATCCGCACGCTCATGGAGCTGGCGATGCGCGATCCGGAGGCCATCCGGCTGGAGATCGGCGAGCCCGACGTGCCCACGCCCGCGCACGTCGTCGAGGCGGCGGGCCGCGACGCCGCCGCCGGGCACACCGGCTACACGTCGAGCACCGGCAGCCCTGAGCTGCGCGAGGCCCTGGCCGCGAAGGTGCGCCGCGTCAACGGGCTCGACGTCACCGCGGCGGACGTCGTGGTCACGCACGGCGCCATGCACGGCCTCGCGATGGCGATCAACGCGCTCGCCGGGCCCGGGGACGAGATCCTCGTGCCGGACCCCGAGTTCCCCAACTGGCGCATGGCGGCCGTGGCCGTCGGTGTCGACGTCGGGACCTACCCCGCGCGGGCTGCGAACGGCTTCGTGCCGACGCTCGCGGACATCGCCGCGGCGATCACCCCGGCGACCCGCGCGATCGTGGTGTGCTCCCCGAACAACCCGACCGGCGCCATGTACCCGTCCGAGCTGCTCGCGGGGGTCGTCGAGCTCGCGCGCGAGCGCGACCTGTGGGTGTTCTCGGACGAGTGCTACGAGGCCATCACGTTCGACCGGCCGCACGTCGGCCCGGCTGCGTTCGACACCGACGGCCGGGTGCTGACGTTCTTCTCGTTCTCCAAGACCTACGCGATGACGGGCTGGCGGCTCGGCTACGTCGTCTCGCGCGACCCCGGCGTGATCGACCTGCTCGGCCAGGTCGCCGAGGCCACCGTCGCCTGTCCGTCGTCCGTCAGCCAGCGGGCGGCCCTCGCGGCGCTGACCGGGCCGCAGGACGACGTCGTCACGGCCGTGGCCTCCTACCGCGAGCGGCGCGACGCGGCTGTCGCGCTGCTCGACTCCCGCGGGGTGCCGTCCGTGCCGCCACGCGGCGCCTTCTACCTGATGGTGGACGTGTCGGCCGCCACGACCGACTCGGAGGCGTTCGCGCTGCGGCTGCTCGACGAGCGCCACGTCTCCGTGTCTCCGGGCAGCGCGTTCGGCGTCGGTGGCGAGGGCATGGTCCGGGTGTCGCTGGCGAGCGAGCGGTCCGCGCTGCTCGAGGGGCTGACGCGCCTGGCGGACATGGTCGACGCGTGGCAGGCCGTCGAGGTCCCGGCGGGCGTCCGCGAGACGGCGGACGGAGCTGTCACCGCCGATTCGTAG
- the pgsA gene encoding phosphatidylinositol phosphate synthase, with product MLNGLRGAMTRLFTPVADTLLKRGVSPDAVTVTGTVAVVAAALWLYPTGHFLAASLVIAFFALTDSLDGVMARRAGRSGPWGAFLDSTLDRFGDAAIFSGLVLWFAGDGDSRWGLAAALACLVTGSVVPYARARAEGLGMTAAVGIAERADRLATVLVATALVGVGLPQVVLEVALTLLAVAALVTVVQRMVTVRRQAGAAA from the coding sequence GTGCTGAACGGACTGCGGGGAGCCATGACACGGCTCTTCACGCCGGTGGCCGACACCCTGCTCAAGCGGGGGGTGTCCCCGGACGCCGTCACCGTCACCGGCACCGTGGCCGTGGTCGCGGCCGCACTGTGGCTGTACCCGACCGGGCACTTCCTGGCGGCGAGCCTCGTCATCGCGTTCTTCGCGCTGACCGACTCGCTCGACGGCGTCATGGCGCGTCGCGCCGGGCGGTCCGGCCCGTGGGGCGCGTTCCTCGACTCGACGCTGGACCGGTTCGGCGACGCGGCGATCTTCTCGGGCCTCGTGCTGTGGTTCGCGGGGGACGGCGACTCCCGCTGGGGCCTGGCCGCCGCCCTCGCGTGCCTCGTGACGGGGTCGGTGGTCCCGTACGCCCGGGCGCGCGCCGAGGGGCTCGGGATGACGGCGGCCGTCGGGATCGCGGAGCGCGCGGACCGGCTCGCGACCGTGCTGGTCGCGACCGCCCTGGTCGGCGTCGGCCTGCCGCAGGTGGTGCTGGAGGTCGCGCTCACCCTGCTGGCGGTGGCGGCGCTCGTGACGGTGGTGCAGCGGATGGTCACGGTCCGGCGGCAGGCGGGGGCGGCGGCGTGA
- the ruvC gene encoding crossover junction endodeoxyribonuclease RuvC, producing the protein MRVLGVDPGLTRCGLGVVDGLPGRKVRMVAVGVAQSAATQDVDQRLLVIAASIDEWLEEHAPDALAVERVFAQHNVRTVMGTAQVAGIAMLAAARRRIPVAMHTPSEVKAAVTGNGRAEKPQVQSMVQRLLSLDELPRPADAADALALAICHLWRPAGAIGSPQRAPGSLTAAQRAWAKAEQASRRVRA; encoded by the coding sequence GTGCGCGTACTCGGTGTGGACCCCGGCCTGACCCGGTGCGGGCTGGGCGTCGTCGACGGCCTGCCCGGCCGGAAGGTGCGGATGGTGGCCGTCGGTGTCGCGCAGAGCGCGGCCACGCAGGACGTCGACCAGCGGCTGCTCGTCATCGCCGCGAGCATCGACGAGTGGCTCGAGGAGCACGCGCCCGACGCGCTGGCCGTCGAGCGCGTGTTCGCCCAGCACAACGTCCGCACGGTCATGGGCACGGCGCAGGTCGCGGGCATCGCGATGCTCGCGGCCGCGCGGCGTCGTATCCCGGTCGCCATGCACACGCCCTCGGAGGTCAAGGCGGCCGTGACCGGCAACGGCCGTGCCGAGAAGCCGCAGGTGCAGTCGATGGTCCAGCGCCTGCTGTCGCTCGACGAGCTGCCGCGTCCCGCCGACGCCGCCGACGCGCTCGCGCTGGCGATCTGCCACCTGTGGCGCCCGGCGGGGGCGATCGGCTCGCCGCAGCGCGCACCCGGGTCGCTCACCGCGGCGCAGCGCGCGTGGGCGAAGGCCGAGCAGGCGTCGCGCCGCGTCCGCGCCTGA
- the yajC gene encoding preprotein translocase subunit YajC: MDYSFLIILAIGLGAMFLLSSRQRKAQRQQLSFRDNLQPGQEVMTGSGMYGTVVEVEDDVVTLESTPGNRSRWIKAAIARLVEPPVEEDEVEDEGDAEWRDEPGAVPPGLIDVPDDLSSLQPPRDDEGPDGRKKPQQ, encoded by the coding sequence GTGGACTACTCGTTTCTCATCATCCTCGCCATCGGACTCGGGGCGATGTTCCTGCTGTCCTCGCGGCAGCGCAAGGCGCAGCGCCAGCAGCTGAGCTTCCGTGACAACCTGCAGCCGGGCCAGGAGGTCATGACCGGCTCGGGCATGTACGGGACCGTGGTCGAGGTCGAGGACGACGTCGTGACGCTGGAGTCGACCCCCGGCAACCGGTCGCGCTGGATCAAGGCCGCCATCGCCCGCCTGGTCGAGCCGCCGGTCGAGGAGGACGAGGTCGAGGACGAGGGCGACGCCGAGTGGCGTGACGAGCCCGGGGCGGTGCCGCCGGGGCTCATCGACGTGCCGGACGACCTGTCCTCGCTGCAGCCGCCGCGCGACGACGAGGGCCCGGACGGCCGGAAGAAGCCGCAGCAGTAG
- a CDS encoding phosphatidylinositol mannoside acyltransferase, which yields MSAPADEPRGRFDVARAFALGWRVVGKVPDPVVRGLFRLVADVAWLLRGSGVRQLEANLRRVRPDARPDELRRLTLLGMRSYMRYYGEAFALVGATQDQIAARVRLVDPGEVVGEIQRGRMVVMALGHLGNWDLAGAWATTHLGRTVTVAERLKPEALFQEFLRFRESIGLEIIPLSGAGGGVFRELVRAVKQGPGGLVPLLADRDLTARGVEVDLFGERARVAAGPAALAVATGAPLCAASITYERLHGDRRRRAGTAWGVVIEFGRLLTVPGDVPRSERVAALTQAWVDDLAAGIERAPQDWHMLQKVFVADLDPARYARTRAAAGESAGRTAGRTAGEAAP from the coding sequence GTGAGCGCGCCGGCGGACGAGCCGCGGGGCCGGTTCGACGTCGCGCGCGCGTTCGCGCTCGGCTGGCGCGTCGTCGGCAAGGTCCCCGACCCGGTGGTGCGGGGCCTGTTCCGGCTGGTCGCCGACGTGGCGTGGCTGCTGCGCGGCAGCGGCGTGCGCCAGCTCGAGGCGAACCTGCGTCGCGTGCGGCCGGACGCCCGGCCCGACGAGCTGCGTCGCCTCACGCTGCTCGGCATGCGCTCGTACATGCGCTACTACGGCGAGGCCTTCGCCCTGGTCGGCGCCACGCAGGACCAGATCGCCGCACGCGTGCGCCTCGTGGACCCCGGCGAGGTCGTCGGCGAGATCCAGCGCGGGCGGATGGTCGTCATGGCGCTCGGACACCTGGGCAACTGGGACCTGGCGGGCGCGTGGGCGACGACCCACCTGGGACGCACCGTGACGGTGGCGGAGCGGCTCAAGCCGGAGGCCCTGTTCCAGGAGTTCCTGCGGTTCCGCGAGAGCATCGGGCTGGAGATCATCCCGCTGTCCGGCGCCGGCGGCGGGGTGTTCCGCGAGCTGGTGCGCGCCGTCAAGCAGGGGCCCGGCGGCCTCGTGCCGCTGCTCGCCGACCGCGACCTCACGGCGCGCGGGGTCGAGGTCGACCTGTTCGGGGAGCGCGCCCGCGTCGCTGCAGGGCCCGCCGCACTGGCGGTGGCCACCGGCGCCCCGCTGTGCGCGGCCTCCATCACCTACGAGCGGCTGCACGGCGACCGCAGGCGCCGGGCCGGGACCGCCTGGGGCGTGGTCATCGAGTTCGGGCGGCTGCTGACGGTGCCGGGCGACGTGCCCCGCTCGGAGCGGGTCGCGGCGCTCACCCAGGCGTGGGTGGACGACCTGGCGGCCGGCATCGAGCGGGCGCCCCAGGACTGGCACATGCTGCAGAAGGTGTTCGTCGCCGACCTCGACCCGGCGCGGTACGCCCGGACGCGGGCCGCCGCCGGGGAGTCGGCGGGGCGGACGGCGGGGCGGACGGCGGGGGAGGCGGCGCCGTGA
- the pdxT gene encoding pyridoxal 5'-phosphate synthase glutaminase subunit PdxT gives MSASPTIGVLALQGDVREHLAALRGSGAEAVPVRRTSELDAVDALVLPGGESTTIDKLLRAFGLDAPVRERLAAGMPAYGSCAGMILLADRIEGGIDGQRTLGGLDVTVRRNAFGRQVDSFETDLRIDGVPGTDTDPVHAVFIRAPWVEEVGPAATALALVESGPAAGRIVAVRQGSLLATSFHPEVTGDTRVHRLFVEIVRDAL, from the coding sequence GTGAGCGCTTCCCCCACCATCGGTGTCCTCGCCCTGCAGGGCGACGTCCGCGAGCACCTCGCCGCCCTGCGCGGCAGCGGTGCCGAGGCGGTGCCCGTCCGGCGCACGTCCGAGCTCGACGCCGTCGACGCCCTCGTGCTGCCCGGCGGCGAGTCCACGACCATCGACAAGCTGCTCCGCGCGTTCGGCCTCGACGCGCCCGTCCGCGAGCGGCTGGCCGCCGGGATGCCGGCCTACGGGTCGTGCGCCGGGATGATCCTCCTGGCCGACCGCATCGAAGGTGGCATCGACGGTCAGCGCACCCTCGGCGGGCTCGACGTGACGGTGCGCCGCAACGCCTTCGGCCGGCAGGTGGACTCGTTCGAGACCGATCTGCGCATCGACGGCGTCCCCGGCACCGACACCGACCCGGTGCACGCCGTCTTCATCCGGGCACCCTGGGTGGAGGAGGTCGGGCCCGCGGCGACCGCCCTGGCCCTCGTGGAGTCCGGGCCCGCCGCCGGTAGGATCGTCGCGGTGCGCCAGGGCTCGTTGCTCGCCACGTCCTTCCACCCGGAGGTGACGGGGGACACGCGGGTGCACCGGCTGTTCGTCGAGATCGTCCGCGACGCCCTGTGA